From one Drosophila subpulchrella strain 33 F10 #4 breed RU33 chromosome 3L, RU_Dsub_v1.1 Primary Assembly, whole genome shotgun sequence genomic stretch:
- the LOC119552830 gene encoding uncharacterized protein LOC119552830, with protein sequence MSFATHMQAILEKLLIPDKQRAEYTKDAEEIQNYVIDELKRVDDTFADVFDGLSLGGSYLDRVKLNVPDEFDMHMKLEFPLSITPIPLDSGFIYLEAGTVVTQPQRVNRVNLQDWLRIAFHKVFQSKQTLSTTGGRVYKLSYTLEGYGCAHTIVATSGSRSISFDLVPAIEFTGRQWPLAVPPVSAEVRKNWPWFAIPQKRKGKSKTTFMVCAPHWEREMMKDSKNLKNVLRLMKGLRDAHARQLPHLSSYMLKTVLLHRIETVDWEKDLGNLLVEMWSHLVDHLRAGRLEFFLDKDHNVFKRMNQGEIRKCLLYSENLLQKLRFAQVNASYMHLAQLFLIN encoded by the exons ATGAGTTTCGCTACGCATATGCAAGCGATTTTGGAGAAATTGTTAATTCCTGATAAACAGCGCGCCGAATATACAAAAGACGCTGAGGAAATCCAAAACTATGTGATTGACGAACTAAAACGGGTGGATGATACATTTGCCGACGTTTTCGACGGTCTTAGTCTGGGCG gaAGCTACTTGGATCGCGTCAAGCTAAATGTTCCCGATGAATTTGACATGCACATGAAACTCGAATTTCCGTTGTCCATTACGCCGATACCACTCGACAGTGGGTTTATCTACCTGGAGGCGGGTACTGTGGTAACGCAGCCCCAACGGGTCAATCGAGTTAACCTTCAAGATTGGCTGCGCATTGCATTTCATAAGGTGTTTCAGTCAAAGCAGACACTTTCGACTACGGGTGGACGGGTCTACAAATTAAGCTATACACTTGAAGGATATGGTTGTGCCCACACCATCGTAGCCACTAGTGGAAGTCGCTCGATATCGTTTGATTTGGTGCCGGCAATCGAATTTACTGGAAGGCAGTGGCCGCTTGCTGTTCCCCCGGTTTCTGCTGAGGTTCGCAAAAATTGGCCTTGGTTCGCAATTCCGCAAAAGAGGAAGGGTAAATCGAAAACCACATTCATGGTATGTGCTCCTCACTGGGAGCGGGAAATGATGAAGGATTCGAAAAATTTGAAGAACGTTCTACGACTGATGAAGGGATTACGTGACGCCCACGCTAGGCAGTTGCCTCACTTGTCTAGCTACATGTTGAAAACAGTCTTGCTCCATCGAATCGAAACGGTTGACTGGGAAAAGGACCTTGGCAATCTTTTGGTGGAGATGTGGAGCCATTTGGTGGATCATCTGCGAGCTGGACGGCTGGAATTCTTTTTGGACAAGGATCACAATGTATTCAAACGTATGAACCAGGGAGAAATCAGGAAGTGTCTTCTATACTCGGAGAACTTGCTCCAAAAACTTCGATTTGCTCAAGTAAATGCCAGCTATATGCACTTGGCACAACTTTTCCTTATTAATTAG
- the LOC119552829 gene encoding gustatory receptor for bitter taste 66a, giving the protein MAQTEDTVQPLLQQFQQLFFISKIAGILPQDLEKFRSRNLLEKSRSGMIYMLCTLVVYVVLYNILIYSFGEEDRTLKASQSTLTFVIGLFLTYIGLIMMATDQLTALRNQGRIGELYERIRLVDERLYKEKCVMDNSTIGRRIRIMLIMTVIFELSILVATYVKLVDYSQWMSLLWVVSAIPTFINTLDKIWFAVSLYALKERFEAINATLEELVATHEKYKQWLRGDQELAPPLDSSQPPQYDSNLEYLYKELGALDMGSIGKRSVSGSGRNKVAPVAHSMNSFGEPIEAVFGKPPPHPLASNMIRESELGNAAKVEDKLNNLCQVHDEICEIGKAMNELWSYPILSLMAYGFLIFTAQLYFLYCATQFQSIPSLFRSAKNPFITVIALSYTSGKCVYLIYLSWKTSQASKRTGISLHKCGVVADDNLLYEIVNHLSLKLLNHSVDFSACGFFTLDMETLYGVSGGITSYLIILIQFNLAAQQAKEAIQTFNSLNDTAGLVGAATDMDNGSSTLHDLVTTTMLTPTG; this is encoded by the exons ATTTACATGCTATGTACTCTGGTGGTCTACGTGGTGCTCTACAACATTCTAATCTACTCCTTCGGGGAGGAGGACCGCACGCTCAAGGCCTCGCAGA GCACCTTGACCTTCGTGATAGGCTTGTTCCTGACCTATATTGGTCTCATCATGATGGCTACCGACCAGTTGACCGCCCTACGTAACCAGGGCAGGATTGGAGAGCTCTACGAGCGTATTCGCCTGGTGGACGAGCGCCTTTACAAGGAGAAGTGTGTGATGGACAACAGCACAATTGGTCGGCGCATCCGGATCATGCTCATCATGACGGTCATCTTTGAGTTGTCCATTTTGGTGGCCACCTACGTCAAGCTGGTGGACTACAGCCAGTGGATGTCGTTGCTGTGGGTAGTCTCCGCCATTCCGACGTTCATCAATACGCTGGACAAGATCTGGTTTGCCGTTTCGCTTTATGCGCTAAAGGAACGCTTCGAGGCCATCAATGCCACGCTGGAGGAGCTGGTGGCCACGCACGAGAAGTATAAACAGTGGCTACGGGGCGATCAGGAGCTGGCACCTCCTCTAGATAGCTCCCAGCCGCCGCAGTATGACAGTAATCTGGAGTATCTGTACAAGGAGCTGGGAGCCCTGGACATGGGTTCCATTGGCAAGCGTTCGGTGTCTGGTTCGGGAAGGAATAAGGTGGCACCGGTGGCGCACTCCATGAACTCTTTCGGTGAGCCAATTGAAGCTGTTTTCGGTAAACCTCCACCTCATCCCCTGGCCTCGAACATGATCCGCGAAAGCGAGCTGGGAAATGCCGCCAAGGTTGAGGATAAGCTGAACAACCTGTGCCAGGTGCACGACGAGATTTGTGAGATTGGCAAAGCCATGAACGAGCTATGGAGCTACCCTATCCTATCGCTAATGGCCTATGGATTTCTAATTTTTACAGCTCAATTGTATTTCCTCTACTGCGCCACACAGTTTCAATCGATTCCATCGCTTTTCCGTTCTGCCAAGAATCCCTTTATCACGGTCATAGCCCTGAGTTATACGTCCGGAAAGTGTGTGTATCTCATCTACCTGAGCTGGAAGACTTCGCAGGCTTCCAAGCGCACTGGTATCAGTCTGCACAAGTGCGGTGTGGTGGCCGATGATAATCTCCTCTACGAAATAGTGAACCACTTGTCGCTAAAGCTGCTCAACCATTCCGTTGACTTCTCTGCCTGTGGATTCTTCACACTGGACATGGAGACTCTGTATGGCGTGAGTGGCGGGATCACCAGCTATCTGATCATCTTGATTCAGTTCAATTTGGCCGCCCAGCAGGCCAAAGAGGCCATCCAGACTTTCAACTCGTTGAATGACACCGCCGGCTTGGTTGGCGCGGCCACCGACATGGATAATGGCAGCTCCACACTACATGACCTGGTCACCACCACCATGCTGACTCCGACGGGCTAA
- the LOC119552831 gene encoding selenocysteine insertion sequence-binding protein 2 — MSEKVNLVDQSTYINLKERDKDEDKDAATKITLRSSKFKNKHRKPEQQASLLDFVVKPRPKTQRQIKARKLQRPHLPIINSTYIVGKPKGKTRIDPKKKITKLKRSVRSYRTLKKAERDVAQREPEEEIQPEAIPVEQQVLELYLVEIPTPKVSPQGEEIHSIHSRRFRSYCDNCTRPRLKELTLKLLKDLDRFQKRAFAKNEIKARAHPRLVLGFREALARLRINKVKLLILATDCEICPGESGLDETIEGLKLQCQQGKVSYCFPMVRRELSHALQKRAQISCVAILDFDGANATFADLLIELEDARAEYKRRTAL; from the exons ATGTCCGAAAAAGTAAACCTCGTAGATCAGAGCACCTACATCAACCTGAAAGAGCGAGACAAGGACGAGGACAAGGATGCGGCGACCAAGATCACACTGCGCAGCTCCAAGTTCAAGAACAAACACAGGAAGCCGGAGCAGCAGGCCTCGCTTCTGGACTTTGTAGTAAAGCCGCGACCCAAGACCCAAAGGCAAATCAAGGCTAGGAAACTTCAGAGGCCCCATTTACCTATAATAAACAGTACTTATATAGTAGGCAAACCCAAGGGGAAAACCCGAATTGATCCCAAAAAGAAGATCACCAAGTTAAAAAGATCCGTACGAAGTTATCGCACCTTGAAGAAGGCGGAACGGGACGTTGCGCAGCGAGAGCCCGAGGAAGAGATCCAACCGGAAGCCATTCCGGTGGAGCAACAAGTCCTGGAGCTATACCTCGTTGAAATTCCCACACCCAAAGTCAGTCCACAAGGAGAGGAGATACATTCCATACATTCCCGGCGTTTCAGAAG CTATTGTGACAACTGCACCCGCCCTCGGCTCAAAGAGTTGACCCTAAAGTTGCTCAAGGATCTGGACCGCTTCCAGAAACGCGCCTTTGCCAAGAACGAAATAAAGGCTCGGGCACATCCCCGCCTGGTTTTGGGCTTTCGAGAGGCTCTGGCCAGACTGAGGATCAACAAGGTGAAACTGCTGATCCTGGCCACCGATTGTGAGATCTGCCCGGGTGAAA GTGGTCTGGATGAGACGATAGAGGGTCTTAAACTCCAGTGTCAGCAAGGAAAAGTTTCCTACTGCTTTCCTATGGTTAGAAGAGAGCTTTCCCATGCCCTCCAAAAGCGGGCACAGATCTCCTGCGTGGCCATCTTGGACTTTGATGGAGCTAATGCCACATTCGCTGATCTTCTCATCGAGTTGGAGGACGCTCGTGCCGAGTACAAACGCAGGACTGCTTTGTGA